The following coding sequences lie in one Streptomyces sp. NBC_00510 genomic window:
- a CDS encoding ADP-ribosylglycohydrolase family protein, with the protein MSAATEGQDNKADRGRTTSRVRGMLIGLAVGETTGAARGTLPATGPLRAGVCTQLACFTVEGSIRALVRGSHKGICHPPSVLWHAYCRWAAIQGIDRDRLTEHWGKGAGASWPSGWLAEIPALAERRGAAPATVKALSRPEQGTVDKPTTTSRGWHALGRTLPIAALGEPAAVKSWDAHARNVAALTHGDPAAQAATSQATVLARHVLAGEEIRGALEAGLTALRPSERVAVVTDEEHAGLRAVLEEAVAHSADPARLARLAPDATAPSALLGGLYAAASFPDRADLVAALRFAAAAPDGESVATVTGAFLGAAHGFEAFPVDVVSRHELVWVVDTLARDLVAENLDGPSGSEYVPGWDPHWRDRYPGW; encoded by the coding sequence TTGAGCGCAGCGACCGAGGGCCAGGACAACAAAGCCGACCGCGGACGCACCACCTCGCGCGTGCGCGGCATGCTCATCGGGCTGGCCGTCGGCGAGACCACGGGGGCGGCACGCGGCACGCTGCCCGCCACGGGCCCGCTGCGCGCCGGCGTCTGCACGCAGTTGGCCTGCTTCACCGTCGAGGGCTCCATCCGCGCCCTGGTCCGCGGGAGCCACAAGGGCATCTGCCATCCCCCGTCCGTGCTGTGGCACGCGTACTGCCGCTGGGCCGCGATCCAGGGCATCGACCGCGACCGGCTGACCGAGCACTGGGGCAAGGGGGCGGGCGCGAGCTGGCCCTCCGGCTGGCTGGCCGAAATCCCCGCGCTGGCCGAGCGGCGCGGTGCGGCGCCGGCGACCGTCAAGGCACTGTCCCGGCCGGAGCAGGGCACCGTCGACAAGCCCACGACGACCAGCCGCGGCTGGCACGCGCTCGGCCGCACCCTGCCCATCGCCGCCCTCGGCGAGCCGGCGGCGGTCAAGAGCTGGGACGCGCACGCCCGCAACGTCGCCGCCCTCACCCATGGGGACCCCGCCGCGCAGGCCGCCACCTCCCAGGCGACCGTCCTGGCCCGGCACGTCCTGGCCGGGGAAGAGATACGAGGCGCCCTCGAGGCCGGCCTGACGGCGCTGCGGCCCTCCGAGCGGGTCGCGGTCGTCACCGACGAGGAACACGCCGGTCTGCGCGCCGTGTTGGAGGAGGCCGTCGCGCATTCCGCCGACCCGGCCCGCCTCGCCCGGCTCGCCCCCGACGCCACCGCGCCCTCGGCGCTCCTGGGCGGCCTCTACGCCGCCGCGTCCTTCCCGGACCGCGCGGACCTCGTCGCGGCGCTGCGCTTCGCGGCCGCCGCGCCGGACGGCGAGTCCGTCGCCACCGTGACCGGCGCCTTCCTCGGCGCGGCCCACGGCTTCGAGGCCTTCCCCGTGGACGTGGTGAGCCGCCACGAACTGGTGTGGGTCGTCGACACCCTGGCCCGCGACCTCGTCGCCGAGAACCTCGACGGCCCGAGCGGCAGCGAGTACGTACCGGGCTGGGACCCCCACTGGCGGGACCGCTATCCGGGCTGGTGA
- a CDS encoding mechanosensitive ion channel family protein, translating to MNRALTLHDLIVAGAAIAAGALAGLLLRLALKWLGERAKSTRWGGDDIVVDALRTVVPWAALASGVWVAAAALPLTRIVDRTVNQVLVAVLILTATIAAGRMVAETVRSLALARSGVAASATIFVNITRVVVLGMGFLVLLQTLGISVTPLITALGVGGLAVALALQDTLANLFAGVHILASKTVQPGDYIRLSSGEEGYVVDINWRNTVVRQLSDNLVIIPNAKLASAIATNFHQPEQQMSLIVQAGVGYGNDLEHVERVTIEVAGEVMAHVEGGIPEHETVVRFHTFGESRIDFSVILRTSEYGEQYRIKHEFIKRLHRRYREEGIEIAFPTRNVVLRQEQPDAITLPHQRTVPAPDHTSGN from the coding sequence GTGAACCGCGCCCTCACGCTGCACGACCTGATCGTCGCCGGTGCCGCGATCGCCGCCGGCGCCCTGGCGGGGCTGCTGCTGCGGCTGGCCCTGAAGTGGCTGGGCGAGCGGGCCAAGTCGACGAGGTGGGGCGGTGACGACATCGTCGTCGACGCCCTGCGCACCGTCGTGCCGTGGGCCGCACTGGCGTCGGGCGTCTGGGTGGCCGCCGCGGCGCTGCCGCTGACCCGCATCGTCGACCGGACCGTCAACCAGGTGCTCGTGGCGGTGCTGATCCTGACGGCCACGATCGCCGCGGGCCGCATGGTCGCCGAGACGGTACGGTCGCTGGCGCTGGCCCGGTCCGGGGTCGCGGCCTCCGCGACGATCTTCGTCAACATCACCCGTGTCGTCGTGCTGGGGATGGGCTTTTTGGTCCTGCTGCAGACCCTCGGCATCTCCGTCACGCCCCTGATCACCGCCCTCGGCGTCGGCGGTCTCGCCGTCGCCCTGGCCCTGCAGGACACCCTCGCCAACCTCTTCGCGGGCGTCCACATCCTCGCGTCCAAGACCGTGCAGCCCGGGGACTACATACGCCTCAGCAGCGGCGAGGAGGGCTACGTCGTCGACATCAACTGGCGCAACACCGTGGTGCGCCAGCTGTCGGACAACCTGGTGATCATCCCCAACGCCAAGCTCGCGAGCGCGATCGCCACCAACTTCCACCAGCCCGAGCAGCAGATGTCGCTCATCGTCCAGGCGGGCGTGGGCTACGGCAACGACCTCGAGCACGTGGAGCGGGTGACCATCGAGGTCGCGGGCGAGGTCATGGCCCATGTCGAGGGCGGCATCCCCGAGCACGAGACGGTCGTGCGCTTCCACACCTTCGGCGAGTCGCGGATCGACTTCTCGGTGATCCTGCGGACGTCGGAGTACGGGGAGCAGTACCGGATCAAGCACGAGTTCATCAAGCGCCTGCACCGCCGCTACCGGGAGGAGGGCATCGAGATCGCTTTCCCGACGCGCAACGTGGTGCTGCGTCAGGAGCAGCCCGACGCGATAACGCTGCCGCACCAGCGCACGGTCCCGGCGCCGGACCACACCTCCGGTAACTGA
- the fusA gene encoding elongation factor G: MRTVNPLTAVRNLGILAHVDAGKTTVTERILYLTGATHKRGEVHDGTTVTDFDPQERDRGITIFAAAVSCDWDGHRLNLIDTPGHVDFSDEVERSLRVLDGAVAVFDAVAGVEPQSESVWRRADRHGVPRIAFVNKLDRAGADLDAAVGSLRERLHTVPLVVQLPIGREDAFTGVVDLLRMRALMWADGHGTYAEGPVPEDLREEAVRRRRALEETVAELHPAAFEEFCERSALSEATLRSALRDLTLSGDGVVVLCGSAYRNRGIEPLLEAVVDYLPSPLDVPAVRQAADPAAPFAALVFKVNVTATGRLTYLRVYEGTIRKGDAVLDTRAGRTERIGRILRVQADRHVDVDAAVAGDIVAVVGVKSAAAGATLCAPGAPLVLEPPSVAEPVVFVAVEAARNTDTDRLAVALARLAEEDPSLAVRTDPETGQTVLSGMGELHLEVAVEKIRRERGLDVRVGRPQVAYRETLVRGVSGMVFRHVKQEGGAGQFAHVVLDVEPDGESAFAFASTVVGGRVPKEFVRAVEAGCRDALAEGPLGGHPVTGVRVTLTDGATHSRDSSDTAFRTAGRLGLREALRSGVMALLEPVVELTVTVPDAAVGTVLGDLAARRGRVTGSTTRSGTAVVTATVPLAELFGYATRLRSRTQGRGTFTTRPAGYAPAPAGTVTR, from the coding sequence ATGCGCACCGTCAATCCGCTGACCGCCGTCCGCAACCTGGGCATCCTCGCCCACGTCGACGCGGGCAAGACCACCGTCACCGAACGGATCCTCTACCTCACCGGCGCCACCCACAAGCGCGGCGAGGTCCACGACGGCACGACCGTCACCGACTTCGACCCGCAGGAGCGCGACCGCGGCATCACCATCTTCGCCGCCGCCGTGAGCTGCGACTGGGACGGCCACCGGCTCAACCTGATCGACACCCCGGGCCACGTCGACTTCTCCGACGAGGTGGAGCGCTCCCTGCGCGTCCTGGACGGCGCGGTCGCCGTCTTCGACGCCGTCGCGGGCGTGGAGCCGCAGAGCGAGTCGGTGTGGCGGCGGGCCGACCGGCACGGCGTGCCGCGGATCGCGTTCGTCAACAAGCTGGACCGCGCCGGCGCCGACCTCGACGCCGCCGTCGGTTCGCTGCGCGAGCGGCTGCACACCGTGCCGCTCGTCGTCCAGCTGCCGATCGGGCGTGAGGACGCCTTCACGGGCGTCGTGGACCTGCTGCGCATGCGCGCCCTGATGTGGGCCGACGGCCACGGCACGTACGCCGAGGGCCCGGTGCCGGAGGACTTGCGCGAGGAGGCGGTGCGGCGCCGCCGTGCGCTGGAGGAGACGGTGGCGGAGCTGCACCCGGCCGCGTTCGAGGAGTTCTGCGAACGGTCGGCGCTGTCGGAGGCGACGCTGCGCTCCGCGCTGCGCGACCTGACGCTGTCGGGCGACGGCGTCGTGGTGCTGTGCGGCTCGGCGTACCGCAACCGCGGGATTGAGCCGCTCCTGGAGGCCGTCGTCGACTACCTGCCGTCACCGCTGGACGTCCCGGCGGTACGTCAGGCGGCCGACCCCGCTGCGCCGTTCGCGGCGCTGGTGTTCAAGGTGAACGTGACCGCCACCGGGCGGCTGACCTACCTGCGGGTGTACGAGGGGACGATCAGGAAGGGGGACGCCGTGCTGGACACGCGCGCCGGACGCACCGAGCGGATCGGCCGGATCCTGCGGGTGCAGGCCGACCGGCACGTCGACGTCGACGCCGCGGTCGCCGGGGACATCGTCGCGGTGGTCGGGGTCAAGTCCGCCGCCGCGGGCGCGACCCTGTGCGCCCCGGGGGCACCCCTGGTCCTCGAACCGCCGTCCGTGGCCGAGCCCGTCGTCTTCGTCGCGGTCGAGGCCGCCCGCAACACCGACACCGACCGCCTGGCGGTGGCCCTGGCCCGGCTGGCCGAGGAGGACCCCTCGCTGGCCGTGCGGACCGACCCCGAGACGGGGCAGACCGTCCTGTCCGGCATGGGCGAACTGCACCTGGAGGTTGCGGTGGAGAAGATCCGCCGCGAGCGGGGGCTGGACGTCCGCGTCGGGCGGCCGCAGGTCGCCTACCGGGAGACACTCGTGCGCGGCGTGTCGGGGATGGTCTTCCGGCACGTCAAACAGGAGGGCGGCGCGGGGCAGTTCGCGCACGTCGTCCTGGACGTCGAGCCGGACGGGGAGTCCGCGTTCGCGTTCGCCTCGACGGTCGTCGGCGGGCGGGTGCCGAAGGAGTTCGTCCGCGCGGTCGAGGCCGGCTGCCGGGACGCCCTTGCCGAGGGCCCCCTCGGCGGCCACCCCGTCACGGGCGTGCGGGTCACCCTGACCGACGGCGCCACGCACTCCCGCGACTCCTCCGACACGGCCTTCCGCACCGCGGGCCGCCTCGGGCTCCGGGAGGCGCTGCGCAGCGGCGTCATGGCCCTGCTCGAACCGGTCGTCGAGCTCACGGTCACCGTCCCCGACGCCGCCGTGGGCACCGTCCTCGGCGACCTCGCCGCCCGCCGCGGCCGCGTCACCGGCTCGACGACGCGCTCCGGCACGGCGGTCGTCACGGCGACGGTGCCGCTGGCCGAACTGTTCGGCTACGCGACCCGCCTGCGCAGCCGCACCCAGGGCCGCGGCACCTTCACCACCCGCCCCGCCGGGTACGCCCCGGCCCCCGCGGGCACGGTGACCCGCTAG
- a CDS encoding helix-turn-helix domain-containing protein — translation MDRTPHRPIEPFGRALRELRLERGLSLSALARRTHYSKGYLSKIETGGKPVNADVARRCDEALEAGGTLLALLPPESGPRSARLSGADDEASPCPYPGLSAYGTEDAGRFFGRERAVADLVERLGRRAGQGPLAVVAPSGAGKSSLLRAGLLPALADGPYGRWPVAFCTPTARPLDSLGHALEQALEPAAGGTPRDPGEQAPPSARAAALVAAPRGGCVVVVDQFEETFTLCDDEAERRSFIAALTGLAASGDALVVLGIRADVTGRCLEYPALVPVISDGLFALGAMSPDELRECIVRPAREEGTELEPGLVEVLLRDLGAAESPASPGHPAGAVRPGGDPGALPLLAHALMATWRQRAGRTMTVEGYLAAGGIHGSVATAAEALFTALSPAEQLAARRLLLRLVRVGEDNEQSRRPRDTADLLDGLPDTAAARTALDSFVAARLLTVGTDHVEIVHEALLRAWPRLRTWIHAARADLLLHQQLAAAAREWEREDRDPALLHRGTRLAAAREWAAGPGRRDGELAPVETDFLAAAAHEEDLRRTLVRRRARQQRTGLVVLAVLLVLAVLAGGVAVEQRLGADRQRATALSQAMAARSAELAAGRPEAAMLLAEAAYRTAPTTEARSALLSTQANAFAGRLTGHTAAVNAVVFSPDGRLLASAGSDRTVRLWDVAGRTAAGVLTGHRGPVRSVAFSPDGRTLASASSDGTLRLWSVPERRTVAVLTGHQGPVRAVAFAPDGGTLASAGADGTVRLWDASTGRRKAVLTGHTDEVLALAYRPGGRTLASAGADRTVRLWDTRTRRNTAVLRDHSGDVLALAFSPDGRTLASGGADRTVRLRDVTAPRRTTTLAGHDDDVNGLAFGPGGHTVVSAGGDGTVIRWDVHTHLPVETLTGHTDYVLSVAVAAHGDLLATAGFDRTVVLWDLSRSTLGASPVTEVWKAAYAPDGRTLASAGGDGTVRVWDMARHAPAYTLTGHSGPVYDVAFSPDGRLLASAGADRTVRLWDTRTRRSRAVLRGHDGAVFAVAFSPDGRALATGGADRRVRLWDTATGRRTATLTGHTDFVNCLAFSRDGRLLASGSDDLTLRLWHPATGRRADVLTGHTGSVRGVAFAPDGRTLASSGNDGTVRLWDVPRVRAAGVLTSHTGSVRGVAFSPDGRTLASSGNDRTVRLWDPAARSLTATLTGHTRAAWSVAFSPDGATVASAGNDGTIRLWDPDVHHRTAVLCRLAGPSVPARWRHLLPGYAWPGACGSSSG, via the coding sequence ATGGACCGGACACCACACAGGCCGATCGAGCCCTTCGGCCGGGCACTGCGCGAACTGCGCCTGGAGCGGGGCCTGTCGCTGTCGGCGCTGGCCCGGCGCACCCACTACAGCAAGGGGTACCTGAGCAAGATCGAGACGGGCGGCAAGCCGGTCAACGCCGACGTCGCCCGGCGCTGCGACGAGGCACTGGAGGCCGGCGGGACACTGCTCGCCCTGCTGCCGCCCGAGTCCGGGCCGCGAAGTGCCCGGCTGTCAGGGGCCGATGACGAGGCGTCACCCTGCCCCTATCCCGGGCTGTCCGCCTACGGCACCGAGGACGCGGGACGCTTCTTCGGCCGCGAACGCGCCGTCGCGGACCTGGTGGAACGCCTCGGGCGACGGGCCGGCCAGGGCCCGCTGGCCGTGGTCGCCCCCTCCGGGGCCGGGAAGTCCTCGCTGCTGCGGGCCGGGCTGCTCCCCGCCCTGGCCGACGGCCCGTACGGCCGGTGGCCGGTCGCCTTCTGCACCCCCACCGCGCGGCCCCTGGACTCTCTCGGGCACGCGCTGGAGCAGGCGCTGGAGCCCGCCGCGGGCGGAACGCCGCGGGACCCGGGCGAACAGGCGCCGCCCTCCGCACGTGCCGCCGCCCTCGTCGCCGCGCCGCGCGGAGGATGCGTCGTCGTGGTGGACCAGTTCGAGGAGACGTTCACGCTCTGCGACGACGAGGCCGAGCGGCGCTCCTTCATCGCCGCCCTCACCGGGCTCGCCGCGTCCGGTGACGCCCTCGTCGTCCTCGGGATCCGGGCCGACGTCACCGGACGCTGCCTGGAGTACCCCGCGCTCGTCCCCGTCATCAGCGACGGGCTGTTCGCGCTGGGCGCGATGAGCCCGGACGAGCTGCGCGAATGCATCGTGCGCCCGGCGCGTGAGGAGGGCACCGAGCTCGAACCGGGCCTGGTGGAGGTCCTGTTGCGGGACCTGGGCGCCGCCGAGTCCCCGGCCTCCCCGGGGCACCCGGCGGGTGCCGTCCGGCCCGGCGGCGACCCCGGGGCGCTGCCGCTGCTCGCGCACGCCCTGATGGCCACCTGGCGGCAGCGCGCGGGCCGCACCATGACCGTCGAGGGCTACCTCGCGGCGGGCGGCATCCACGGCTCCGTCGCCACCGCCGCCGAGGCGCTGTTCACCGCCCTGTCCCCGGCCGAGCAACTGGCCGCCCGCAGACTGCTGCTGCGGCTGGTCCGGGTCGGCGAGGACAACGAGCAGTCGCGGCGCCCCCGCGACACCGCCGACCTGCTGGACGGGCTGCCGGACACCGCCGCCGCCCGCACCGCGCTCGACTCCTTCGTCGCCGCGCGCCTGCTGACCGTCGGCACCGACCACGTCGAGATCGTCCACGAGGCGCTGCTGCGGGCCTGGCCGCGCCTGCGCACCTGGATCCACGCCGCCCGCGCCGACCTGCTGCTGCACCAGCAACTCGCCGCGGCCGCGCGCGAATGGGAACGCGAAGACCGCGACCCCGCCCTGCTCCACCGCGGCACACGACTGGCCGCCGCCCGCGAGTGGGCCGCGGGCCCCGGCCGCCGCGACGGCGAACTCGCCCCCGTGGAGACGGACTTCCTCGCCGCGGCCGCTCACGAGGAGGACCTGCGGCGCACCCTCGTACGGCGCCGGGCCCGGCAGCAGCGGACCGGGCTGGTCGTGCTCGCCGTCCTGCTGGTGCTGGCGGTACTGGCGGGCGGCGTCGCCGTCGAGCAGCGGCTCGGCGCCGACCGGCAGCGCGCCACGGCGCTCTCCCAGGCGATGGCCGCCCGCTCCGCCGAACTGGCCGCCGGGCGGCCGGAGGCCGCGATGCTGCTGGCCGAGGCCGCCTACCGCACCGCCCCCACCACCGAGGCCCGCAGCGCCCTGCTCAGCACCCAGGCCAACGCCTTCGCCGGGCGGCTGACCGGCCACACGGCCGCCGTGAACGCCGTGGTGTTCTCCCCGGACGGCCGGCTGCTGGCGTCGGCGGGCTCCGACCGGACGGTACGGCTGTGGGACGTCGCCGGACGGACCGCGGCGGGCGTCCTCACCGGCCACCGCGGCCCCGTCCGGTCGGTCGCCTTCTCCCCGGACGGCCGCACGCTGGCCTCGGCGAGTTCCGACGGCACCCTGCGGCTGTGGTCCGTGCCGGAACGCCGGACGGTCGCCGTGCTGACGGGACATCAAGGACCTGTGCGAGCCGTGGCGTTCGCACCCGACGGCGGCACGCTGGCCTCGGCCGGAGCCGACGGCACCGTACGGCTGTGGGACGCCTCGACCGGACGCCGGAAGGCCGTCCTCACCGGGCACACCGATGAGGTCCTCGCGCTGGCCTACCGCCCCGGCGGCCGGACGCTCGCCTCCGCGGGCGCCGACCGCACGGTGCGCCTGTGGGACACCCGGACCCGCCGGAACACGGCCGTGCTGCGCGACCACAGCGGCGACGTGCTCGCCCTCGCCTTCAGCCCGGACGGTCGCACCCTCGCCAGCGGCGGCGCCGACCGCACCGTGCGCCTGCGCGACGTCACCGCGCCGCGCCGCACCACCACCCTCGCCGGGCACGACGACGACGTGAACGGGCTCGCCTTCGGGCCCGGCGGCCACACGGTCGTCTCCGCGGGCGGCGACGGCACCGTCATCCGCTGGGACGTCCACACCCACCTGCCCGTCGAGACCCTCACCGGCCACACCGACTACGTGCTCTCCGTCGCCGTGGCCGCCCACGGCGACCTCCTCGCCACCGCGGGCTTCGACCGCACCGTCGTCCTGTGGGACCTCAGCCGCAGCACGCTGGGCGCCTCACCCGTCACCGAGGTGTGGAAGGCCGCCTACGCCCCCGACGGGCGCACCCTGGCCTCCGCCGGCGGCGACGGCACCGTACGGGTCTGGGACATGGCGCGCCACGCCCCCGCGTACACCCTCACCGGGCACAGCGGCCCCGTCTACGACGTCGCCTTCAGCCCCGACGGCCGGCTGCTCGCCTCCGCGGGCGCCGACCGCACCGTACGGCTGTGGGACACCCGGACCCGACGGAGCCGCGCCGTGCTGCGCGGCCACGACGGCGCCGTCTTCGCGGTCGCCTTCAGCCCCGACGGGCGCGCCCTCGCGACCGGCGGCGCCGACCGCAGGGTGCGCCTGTGGGACACCGCGACCGGGCGCCGCACGGCCACCCTCACCGGGCACACCGACTTCGTGAACTGCCTCGCCTTCAGCCGCGACGGCCGATTGCTGGCCAGCGGCAGCGACGATCTGACGCTCCGTCTGTGGCACCCCGCGACGGGGCGCCGCGCGGACGTCCTGACCGGTCACACCGGCTCCGTACGCGGCGTCGCCTTCGCCCCGGACGGCCGGACCCTCGCCAGCAGCGGCAACGACGGCACCGTCCGCCTGTGGGACGTCCCCCGGGTCCGCGCCGCAGGGGTCCTCACCAGCCACACCGGGTCCGTCCGGGGCGTCGCCTTCTCACCCGACGGCCGCACCCTCGCCAGCAGCGGCAACGACCGCACCGTGCGGCTGTGGGACCCGGCGGCACGGAGCCTGACCGCCACCCTCACCGGGCACACCCGCGCCGCGTGGAGCGTCGCCTTCAGCCCCGACGGCGCGACCGTGGCCAGCGCCGGCAACGACGGCACGATCCGCCTCTGGGACCCGGACGTCCACCACCGCACCGCCGTGCTCTGCCGCCTCGCCGGCCCCTCCGTCCCGGCCCGCTGGCGGCACCTGCTGCCCGGCTACGCCTGGCCGGGTGCGTGCGGTTCGTCCAGCGGCTGA
- a CDS encoding NlpC/P60 family protein, producing MRARRWGGGLVAAVVTALLLALVPAAAAHAAGTGEQNWCSLQGIASDEAHRAVDAACQEWRNRTLYTWGGGHGPAPGISYGTIDIHDLEETWNDPYTRGFDCSGFVRWAWYKAVGWDILGGGTAEAMYRSAGRTYQAVHGSGGGKPAVSDLQPGDIVFTGVGGTVESISHVMLYLGGGYVVEAYQSQRPMRVIDINARIDNNRLVGVARMPQGGPFTEPPGYDGTLQVTWGTDVAVRQHPNKTAALVTRLSGPDLVYATCQQHGETVTAEGYTNDAWTYLSNRGGWISNIYLRGPAWLPEVPACTGSAYDPQTGSGGGGDVSQGGAYSTWGTGVAVRSEPSTTTGTTVARLAGPTSVAVSCQTHAQTVTSEGYTNDAWSYLPQYGGWVTNIYMRGDAWLAGVPACDGKGTSTPAGASPYGTWGTGVAIHSYPSAGSAVVARLAGPTNVAVSCQKHAEQVTAEGYTNDVWSYLPQYQGWITNIYMRGDAWLSGVPSCGAPGGAI from the coding sequence ATGAGAGCACGACGCTGGGGAGGCGGGCTGGTCGCCGCCGTGGTGACCGCCCTGCTCCTCGCGCTCGTCCCGGCCGCCGCCGCCCACGCGGCCGGGACCGGGGAGCAGAACTGGTGCAGCCTGCAGGGCATCGCCTCCGACGAGGCACACCGGGCGGTGGACGCGGCCTGCCAGGAGTGGCGCAACCGCACGCTGTACACGTGGGGCGGCGGGCACGGTCCTGCGCCCGGCATCAGTTACGGCACCATCGACATCCACGACCTGGAAGAGACCTGGAACGACCCGTACACGCGCGGCTTCGACTGCTCGGGGTTCGTCCGCTGGGCCTGGTACAAGGCCGTCGGGTGGGACATCCTCGGCGGCGGCACCGCCGAGGCGATGTACCGCAGCGCCGGGCGCACCTACCAGGCGGTCCACGGCAGCGGCGGCGGCAAGCCGGCCGTCTCCGACCTGCAGCCCGGGGACATCGTCTTCACCGGGGTCGGCGGCACGGTAGAAAGCATCAGCCACGTGATGCTCTACCTCGGCGGCGGCTACGTCGTGGAGGCGTACCAGTCGCAGCGCCCCATGCGGGTGATCGACATCAACGCGCGCATCGACAACAACCGCCTGGTCGGGGTGGCGCGCATGCCGCAGGGCGGCCCCTTCACCGAGCCACCCGGCTACGACGGCACCCTCCAGGTGACCTGGGGCACCGACGTGGCCGTACGGCAGCACCCCAACAAGACGGCGGCGCTGGTGACCCGGCTGTCCGGGCCGGACCTGGTGTACGCCACGTGCCAGCAGCACGGGGAGACCGTCACCGCCGAGGGCTACACCAACGACGCCTGGACGTACCTGTCCAACCGCGGCGGCTGGATCAGCAACATCTACCTGAGGGGGCCGGCCTGGCTGCCGGAGGTGCCCGCCTGCACCGGCTCCGCCTACGACCCGCAGACCGGTTCCGGGGGCGGCGGCGACGTCTCGCAGGGCGGCGCCTACAGCACCTGGGGCACCGGCGTGGCGGTCCGCTCGGAACCGTCCACGACCACCGGCACCACGGTGGCCCGGCTGGCCGGCCCGACGAGCGTCGCCGTGAGCTGCCAGACGCACGCGCAGACCGTGACGTCCGAGGGGTACACCAACGACGCCTGGTCCTACCTGCCGCAGTACGGCGGATGGGTCACCAACATCTACATGCGCGGCGACGCCTGGCTGGCCGGGGTCCCCGCCTGCGACGGCAAGGGCACCTCCACGCCGGCCGGGGCGAGCCCGTACGGCACCTGGGGCACCGGCGTGGCGATCCACAGCTACCCCTCCGCCGGGTCCGCCGTGGTGGCCCGGCTGGCGGGTCCGACCAACGTGGCGGTGTCCTGCCAGAAGCACGCGGAGCAGGTGACGGCCGAGGGGTACACCAACGACGTCTGGTCGTACCTCCCGCAGTACCAGGGCTGGATCACCAACATCTACATGCGCGGGGACGCCTGGCTGTCCGGCGTGCCGAGCTGCGGCGCCCCGGGCGGCGCCATCTGA
- a CDS encoding FAD-dependent monooxygenase, giving the protein MTIAIVGAGLGGLALARVLHVNGMDCVVYERESSRGARGQGGMLDIHSGQRALREAGLIDRFHAIARGEGQDMRLLEPDGTLLLQEDTPDDAPLERPEVDRADLRDLLLDSLPDDVVRWGHAFTSAGNGLLHFADGSSATYDLLVGADGAQSRVRPLLTDARPAHIGQNVVEVGIPDIDRTHPDLAAMVGRGNYWVLGNGLSLAAQRNGDGRVRIGLSFYNTPQDWFATSGIPFDDPAAARARLIDLLPGWDPRFTALIAACDDTVVPRSITTLPVGLTWPSTPDVTLVGDAAHLMPPVGEGANMALLDGALLGLALAAHPDDFPAAVEEYEREMFERTSAAARMSADIQELLMSPDAGKKMLAFFQPG; this is encoded by the coding sequence CTCGCCCGTGTGCTGCACGTGAACGGCATGGATTGCGTCGTGTACGAACGTGAGTCGTCACGCGGTGCGCGCGGTCAGGGCGGCATGCTCGACATCCACTCCGGCCAGCGGGCGCTGCGCGAGGCCGGTCTGATCGACCGGTTCCACGCGATCGCCCGTGGTGAAGGCCAGGACATGCGTCTTCTCGAGCCGGACGGCACCCTGCTGCTCCAGGAGGACACGCCCGACGACGCCCCGCTCGAGCGACCCGAGGTCGACCGCGCCGATCTGCGCGACCTGCTGCTGGATTCCCTCCCCGACGACGTGGTGCGCTGGGGGCACGCGTTCACATCCGCCGGCAACGGCCTGCTGCACTTCGCCGACGGCAGCAGCGCGACGTATGACCTGCTGGTCGGAGCGGACGGCGCGCAGTCCCGGGTCCGCCCGCTGCTCACCGACGCCCGCCCGGCGCACATCGGCCAGAACGTCGTCGAGGTCGGCATCCCCGACATCGACCGCACGCACCCCGACCTCGCGGCGATGGTCGGGCGCGGCAACTACTGGGTGCTCGGCAACGGACTGTCCCTGGCGGCGCAGCGCAACGGCGACGGCCGCGTTCGCATCGGCCTCAGTTTCTACAACACCCCCCAGGACTGGTTCGCCACCAGCGGCATCCCGTTCGACGACCCGGCCGCCGCCCGGGCGCGGCTGATCGACCTGCTCCCCGGCTGGGACCCGCGGTTCACCGCGTTGATCGCGGCCTGCGACGACACGGTCGTACCGCGGTCGATCACCACTCTCCCCGTCGGCCTGACCTGGCCGTCGACGCCAGACGTCACGCTGGTCGGCGATGCCGCGCACCTGATGCCGCCGGTGGGAGAGGGCGCCAACATGGCGCTGCTCGACGGCGCCCTGCTCGGTCTCGCGCTGGCCGCGCACCCGGACGACTTCCCCGCCGCCGTCGAGGAGTACGAGCGCGAGATGTTCGAACGCACCAGCGCTGCCGCCCGGATGTCCGCGGACATACAGGAACTGCTGATGTCGCCGGACGCAGGCAAGAAGATGCTCGCGTTCTTCCAACCCGGCTGA